The following are encoded together in the Ignavibacteriales bacterium genome:
- a CDS encoding type II toxin-antitoxin system PemK/MazF family toxin, translating into MQYNQREIVLVPFPYSDLSSSKKRPVLIVSNDDYNKEHDEVVVCVITSNLSLDEYSILLENSDLEYGLLPEKSVVKVHKLFTIHKTKIIKKFSVVSDDYQQKIHVSLTELFKMK; encoded by the coding sequence ATGCAATATAACCAACGCGAAATAGTTCTTGTCCCTTTCCCTTACTCTGATCTCAGCAGCTCTAAGAAAAGACCAGTCCTTATTGTTTCTAATGATGATTACAATAAAGAGCATGATGAAGTTGTTGTTTGTGTTATTACTTCAAACTTATCCCTGGATGAATATTCAATCCTTCTAGAAAATTCCGACCTTGAATATGGACTTCTTCCAGAAAAATCTGTTGTAAAAGTTCATAAACTTTTTACTATTCACAAAACAAAAATTATAAAAAAATTTAGTGTAGTTTCGGATGATTACCAGCAAAAAATCCACGTTTCATTAACTGAATTATTCAAAATGAAGTAA